A single region of the Lycium barbarum isolate Lr01 chromosome 2, ASM1917538v2, whole genome shotgun sequence genome encodes:
- the LOC132627295 gene encoding SKP1-interacting partner 15: protein MDSSPFNLLPQDTLHQIFSHLTLREINVSKCVCKCLNITLSSPSFLHVISTTQPPLSLLALRPSHRSHHHNSTSSSSSSSSSTHNNALHVFDTMLNYWFRFPLSFLPFRSHFPITSSHGLLYLWAEGPINVGPSMNNKTLIVCNPLTREFKLLPQLGSAWCRHGSVLVGSPNQVLVLTELAAIYFSGSSTSNNWLKFSSNLPSKPRSPILICDTILALCDVGSPWRSQWKLFRSTVKDLQFSQQWVRLEKHEWGDIFDILKRPRLLGGKNDKVLMIGGLKSSYSLHSSCSTILILRLDLESLEWEEAGRMPPEMFRYFQDSSKFKVFGGGSRVCFSGKRVGRLALWEENECGKGEWRWIGGVPGNSDGLYRGFVFEARLNAVP, encoded by the coding sequence ATGGATTCATCCCCATTTAATCTCCTCCCACAAGACACTCTTCACCAAATCTTCTCCCATTTAACACTCCGTGAAATCAACGTTTCCAAATGTGTTTGCAAATGTCTCAACATAACTCTCTCTTCACCATCCTTCCTCCACGTCATCTCCACCACCCAACCACCCCTCTCCCTCCTCGCCTTACGCCCCTCTCACCGGTCCCACCACCACAACTccacgtcatcatcatcatcatcatcatcatcgacGCACAATAATGCACTCCATGTGTTCGACACAATGCTTAACTACTGGTTTCGTTTCCCTCTTTCATTTTTACCTTTCAGATCTCATTTTCCCATCACTTCATCACACGGGTTACTCTATTTATGGGCTGAAGGACCCATTAATGTGGGGCCCAGTATGAATAACAAAACCCTAATTGTTTGTAACCCTTTAACTCGTGAATTTAAGTTACTTCCTCAATTGGGTTCAGCTTGGTGTAGACATGGGTCTGTTCTTGTTGGATCACCTAATCAAGTTCTTGTTTTGACTGAGTTAGCTGCTATTTACTTTTCTGGGTCGAGTACATCGAATAATTGGCTTAAGTTTTCGTCGAATTTACCCTCGAAACCAAGGAGTCCAATCTTGATTTGTGACACAATTTTGGCTCTTTGTGATGTTGGGTCACCTTGGAGGTCACAATGGAAGTTGTTTAGATCAACTGTTAAGGATTTGCAGTTTAGTCAACAATGGGTTAGGTTAGAAAAACATGAATGGGGTGATATTTTCGATATATTGAAAAGACCAAGATTGCTTGGTGGTAAGAATGATAAGGTTTTGATGATTGGTGGGTTGAAATCGTCGTATTCGTTGCATAGCTCGTGTTCGACGATTTTGATACTTAGATTGGATTTGGAGTCATTGGAATGGGAAGAAGCGGGGAGAATGCCGCCTGAGATGTTTAGGTATTTTCAGGATTCGAGTAAGTTTAAGGTGTTTGGTGGTGGGAGTAGAGTTTGTTTTTCGGGTAAGAGGGTTGGAAGATTGGCGCTTTGGGAGGAAAATGAGTGTGGGAAAGGGGAATGGCGGTGGATCGGTGGCGTTCCGGGGAATAGCGATGGGCTTTATCGTGGATTCGTGTTTGAGGCTCGGTTAAATGCAGTGCCTTAG